The Glycine max cultivar Williams 82 chromosome 3, Glycine_max_v4.0, whole genome shotgun sequence sequence tagtaataatgAAGGTATAGTTTATCTTTCCTTGAGAGACGAGAATTCAAACGAGATCAAAATCGAGAGAGAAAGTAAAGAGAGTGAAGCTCTCACAAGCTAAGTaactattctaatttataagaTAAGATAGAGGATATGTTTTGAACAATGATTTTTTAACGTGCCATTTTTCTAAACTCGTATTATTAATTAACAatcattattatttctattttgtcttttcattgttatttgttatatcatattatttatcatatttatattcttttctatttatctctttctttttaagatgttcaaaaatatttgcatgtttatttctgttAACAAACAAATGAATCAATCAAATATCCTATCTAATTTAAGGAATATAATACTTTGAGATCTGAAGTTatggttttaaattattatgacATTGGTATGAAGTATTCACCAATTTTacacaatattaatttttataaaaaaaaaattgattgatcatctctttcaattaaattttgttgGATTCAAAATTTTACTTTAAGGGGATTAAAGTCAATATTATTTGGATCAACGATTTAGTTCTGAAATCTTAATAGACACTCAAGTGAGATAAAgtaataaaagagaaaacaaattaattattataaataatatcatgtgataaaaaaatagataaaaagaactaataagtatttaagaaaaatgaaatgtcAAATATCATAACTCTTAATTTAGAACAAGTAATAAATACAAGCAAAGTACTCATACTCATGtggtattttttctttctagctAGAATTGAAGCATATAATctagtttaaattatttatttaacagaTGAACACGTGTTTAATTTTcatcatatgtaaaaaaaaaaaaaaattgagtcagCCATAGTCATACACATAAACAGAATTAATGTTTAACCCAGTGAGTTAAAAAATAGCCTCATGTTTcacctagaaaaaaaaaaatataacgtgatttgaaagaaatgatagTGTTGGCCTTGGATCGGTCCAAGAGATCAGATGTGCCGGTACTTGGAGAAGCCAAAGCCATTATCAGATTTTGTAGCGTTGTCAGGCTTCACTCAGAGATGCATGAGCCGCCCCAATTGTCCATATATCAGACCCCACTCTCCCTTGCTCCATAGCACCATACCCTCACACATCTTCCACAAGTTCTCCCATATCAATCTCTCACTCTCCCCCAAActacccttcttcttcttcactcttCTGTTTGTTCCTTTTCTAAGTCAATTCCATTACTTCCTTTTCTAAGTCAATTGGTTGATAAATTTTCTGATATTATATGTGATTTTCTCCTGATGGACAACACTGAGAAAGAGACCCACGACTTCATGAACGTCGATTCTTTCTCCCAGCTCCCCTTCCTCCGCCCCGCACCACCCTCCAAAGACAAAGCCGCCATTCGCCTCTTCGGCCATGAATTCGGCGACGCGCACCACTCTAACCCTACCCACAACTCATTTATTATCTCCAACAACAACGTTAGCGCCTCCGAACATACCACCAACAAAGACGTCAACAACAACGTAGAAAACGGCGAGAGCAGCCGCAGATTCGAGTGCCATTATTGTTGCAGAAACTTCCCCACTTCCCAGGCCTTAGGCGGGCACCAAAACGCGCACAAACGAGAGCGCCAGCACGCGAAACGACACCTTCAAAGTACCCTGATCTCCGATGCAAACGCGTATAGCTTCATGAACTACAGGTTCGGTTCCACGGCAATGTCTAATTACTCTTACTCTTCTTATCCAACGTGGAACAGTTCCAACTCGTCAAGCGCTATGCTTGGGAACACTGGTGGAACTGGAAGGTTCTACGGAAACTCCTATTCTCAGCAACTTCAAACTATCAATGGAAGCCCTTTGGGTTTGTGGCGAATCCCCACCGCCACTAATAGTACTCATTCCCAAAGTAACCCTATTTTCAACCGCGAACGCTCGTTGCAACCTTTGCCTTTGTTTTCTGGCGAGGAAATGGTGAACGCGAGGATCGGGCACTCTGGTTCGCAGAACCGGTTTGGTAATTATGGTTCCAAGCCCAGCGTAAACGACCATGTGAGTTTGGATCTTCATCTGTAACATCATATTTACACACATATACTCGAATATATGTCAATAACATGGATCTGGAGCTGGGAGTGGTTGGGGATAGTGTATATatgattttgagaattttcatTCTGTGTTATTGTTGGATCTTTATGATCATCAGATTCTAAGATAAATGAAGTTATGATGATGATACTCATATTAATCACTGTGTTACATAAGTTTTTTCTTTAAGCATGATTTTTTAACATCTCAAATTTAAtagtttatattaatatttttagctttattttttaaaatttcatcacATCTCTtacttatcattttctttatctctcTTTCTGCTTGCCGTAAAGACTAAGAGTGGTTATTAATCGATCAACATCTAACAATAATATTCTATCAAAATACTTATCAACGTCTACTAAATTTTTAGTATCcacaaataaatcatttttgaaaaaacaagcAGCTTGTCAAATAAATTacctctgtttttttttcttttgaaaaataatattttcacacCTGTAAATTTCATACTATGCTCGCACTCACCTTTTTTACTTAGAATTAAGTGACATTTCTGCATTTTTCGATAGTAAAACTGGAGGATGTGAGAGAAACATTTTTACTTTCATGTAcactaaaaaatgatttttcgatatatgatattatattatttatgtataattaattcaacctttAATCCATTAAATGCAATACTTCtattcaatttatcattttcaaatcAGTTTCAGAATTTAATTATTCTTGATGTAATTTGTcatttaataaactaaaattgaGAACATGTAGGGACCAAAATTAGTTCAAATCCAATAACACATAGAAGATTAAATAGGAAATGATTCTAGGTATGGagattgattgatttgattgtttttttagtataaaaatcaaactatatattattatttactgataaaaatactatatgtaatttatgtttaaatagttttttaaaattattagcaGGTTTAAATAGTTTTTTGGTTTCTCTTAAAATATGCTGACgttttttaaaatgaagttttatttaagttttttcttttttatcattgaaggattaaaattatatatcatatgcagaaactaaaaacaaacaaaattaaatattgtctaaaactagtttgaaaaaaaatcatattttaaaaaattagagacaTGTATTTAAACTAATCGTTATTAACTGATATACctttcttgattttgaaaacTGGAGTGAAAAGGTGAGCGAATCATACGTACATGGAGCTAGCTGCAGCTAGTTCCTACAATATAATTGCTTTGGTTTTGCATAATGCATAGTCATCATTCACGTCATTCGCGGCCTGTGCTAGCTGCGAAAATTGTCCACTCGTGTGGGGATCATGTAAAGCGTACAAAACTGTTGAGCGCGCATGAACATTTTGTCCTAACACACGTGTGCGCGTAATTCTAGCACATTGCCCGGACAGGTATAGTGCCGACAGAGGTgggttcagattcaatgcagtGTGGACAACGTTCGATAATATCTGctctaattttaatttgcaGATGAGAAAGTGATATTTCATTGCCATTTGCTGGCACCATTGCTCTCCAAAATTAACATATCCAACATATATTGATATATACCTTTATGATCCTTTTGTTCTAAGTCACTTTTTAGTTTCCAGTGCATTGTATACAAGTAGAGAAAAAGacaggtgtgtgtgtgtggatgtGTTCCTATCAGCCTATTGtgttttttactcttttatGCTTAATTACGATGCTAGATATGGAATCTCATTTCTATGCATGAGACCTAGGGCTTCGGAGACAAAGTGGGCAGTATATACCTTAGGCAATTAACACACTTAGTTCTCTAGATCTCTATTTTTCTCTCGGCTCTCTGATCTCTATAAATCAGTAAGTAATGTTGAAGGGACATATTTGGCGAGAAAAATAATGTCAGTGCTTGCTCTGGTGTTCATTATGGTTAATTTAGGTTGAACAGAGTTGACTCAGGAGGTGCAGtttcattttaagaaaatgatttaaaaaaaaaaggtttttcaatATATTCAAACTTGAAATGTTTTCTATCAATCATGAGATCATGCATATATATGAATAACTTCagcttgttataaaaaaataagttaaaatatatgtttggtccttttagttttaaattggttttttatgttttaaaagctttaaaattatttcctaaacaatttttatattgacACGTTTGTTTTTCACTTAGTTTTAACCTAAATCACACTAAACCCATGTCACTCACGAGTCAATTGTAATTCCTCCACTGTGAAATGCAACTTTGGTAATGTCCTCCCACCGGTCACACTAACAAAGTTCACCCTAAACAACAATGATGGATTGAATTTTTTCAATGTGAACCTCATTCACATTAACAACCTCTCCACATGATCATGGAACCACAAGTCGGAATTGTGCTAAAAACTGCACCACCATGAGAGCTAGAGGAGCCGCATGCATTTGTGGGTGACACAATGCATTCGCTGACAACACAAGTTAAAGTGTGTAATGTCCATTGGATAAAActaatagaaaaacaaacatgctactaaaaaaatctttaggggaccatttaagaattttttttctttgatatgTGGGAATCgggatttaaaattattcatacaTACTTATTGAATCAATTGAATTAGACCtcctcaatttattttaaaacttttaaaacataagaaattatttagaacaaaaaataaattagagaaaaaatatatattttaacctaaaaaaTATGATGATCCCTAGGTGTAATCAGAATTGATGTAATTAGTAGGTGATTCAAAATTGAAGCGACGAGTTAATTACTAAGTTGATGAATAACGTCCTATAACTAGGGAGACATGGGTCACTTATTAATGCCTTGTCTGCAAACGCAAATTAATTAGATCATCATCTCGATCATTCAGGGGCAGCGATAGACTGAGGGCTTTTGACTTTAAGATGACAAAACCAACCCGTTCAGAAAAGGATTTATTGAGGAACAAATGAGCATGGTAGTTAgaatgccatctatattttcaCATCTTCTGTACGTTTGCTTGTGTCTGATATATACATAGAGAGATGTTAAATGGCTTAGATTTTGGTGGTGGTGATTTGAAATGTGTTGTACTAGGAGATTCCTTCTCGATGAGATTGAGgatatgcaattttttttagaccACAAATGTCTTTTCCTAGGAAAAATCCTACTCGAGTCTTGTGGATATTAAGAACAGTAAATTAATTCCTCCAAAttgcatatttaattttgaattcaaaacaattaaactaaaaaagaggaaatatatcttaacaaaaatagtaaaaagtAAATGTTAACCACtgttttaatttagaaaattggttaagaaattaaaaattattaaaattcgtaaaattatatatttataatttcttttatgttatcttataatttttataataaatattttttcttattaattttttaatgaatgtcTTAAAGAATACAAGATCCATAATATAATACCGTGGGATGAGTGTCTACTTTAATCATCTATTACTGGCGCAGAACAAAATTTATGTATGACAATAGACACTACAAACTCACTGCCTTACCTATAcgaaatttataagaaaagaatGACCATCTACAAGCATTTGATATCTTCGATCGAGAGTGTGCTGTCTCAGTAACAATTAGGAAGTAAAAGAAGATATCATTTCACAAAATCGCATTGATCAGTACGAAAAACAACTCGTGTGGTGACTTCACGGAATCCTGATATATATCgaaattaaataattgtgttgcacattttaaaagtaatagACAAAGTCACACATGACCCCAATTTTAGGGTTTTAGTTTGCATTAAAATACAGTACATAAATGAATTCTGTTGACAACTATGCATTTATTACAGTGATGCATGCCAAGTTGGAATTAGGTATCTTCTAAGCAAATcatacaagaaaacaatcaataTAATGAACCAATATGTTTGGTTTTGGTTGTAAGCATCTATCGCGGAATCAGtggcaaaaatattaattgtcaCAATTTCAACAAAGATCAGGGTCTGAAGAACTCGTATTTCCTGACTTCACCtcatatttgtattttaatatgAACAAAAAACTCAAGTAATGGTTAAACTAAGACACCTGAAAATGAAAAGGCTAAACTTGTACGTGTTCATAAGTTTAATTTGGACATTATTATAATGAGGAGTGAGGACGGTCGGATGCTCGATCATAAATATTTCGTAGTTAAAGTTTTCTAGTGTTTAGATCCAGAGACATTGTAAGGAGGAAAAAATTTTGTTCCTCCATAATACATATCAACCCTTGAGTACCCACACaactaattaatgaaataatatcaatcatggttttaaattgtgatcgTGCTTTACAAAGTTCTGTTGCGGTGAACCAGAAAACTTTTATATCATGGGTAATTATGAAAAATTGAGATCACAATTGCGATTGTAATAAGTAAGGATGACAACAAGTCAAATTTCGAATAAATAGGTCtgacatattttataaaattaaagctTGAGTCTAGTTTATGATCTATTTAGGTTTTTTTGGGtttaatttagtctttttaaaagtctgatatggtctattaatttatttaaaaacatattttatatttaattctaaattttatatttttccaaaaGTAAAACTTACAATTCATACTAGTTTTTTAACAACATAATTGTGTTAATCTCTCCACACAATAAAACTAAACAGGAAATGATGGTCAACAAAATAGCAATATACCTGCATATTTGATCAATGGATCATGTCTTTCAATTGCATAGTACATAAAtgctatttttttagtattttgatttttttatctattaatatgtttatgtcaagattaaaaacaaagaaaacactGTACATTTTATCCCCAAAACTTAACTAAAGGGAATAAAAAATTAGCATAGACATTATCACCTTcacattttacatatttattattcatgaacttgaaattaaaatttacttaatttattttttatttcaaaaagtatgagattattaatttactaagatattaaatataagtGTAATATGTAAATTGACTAACCTATCATgtctaataagtttttttatgagTCCAAGTCTAATTTATTTAaccaaacaagtttttttaaaagtctaaatTTGATAAGATTAGACTTTAAATAGGTCAGATCATAGATTTCTGTTAAGAAATGATGAGAGAACTATGTTCTGGGAACATCCTTGGGCAGCTGGGGGGAAAATGTTGAGCAAAGCCTTTCCCAGGCTTTATTCTCTATCCCTAGATAGAGAGAAGAGAATCAGTGAGGTGGGAATAGATAAAAGGAAGCTTGGGAGTAGAGCTTTTTATGGAGGAGTCCTTTTTTAAGTGGGAAAAAGAATTATTGGATAGTTTGGtacaattaatttatcaaaaactaGACCAGGTGCATAAGCTTAGTTTTCACGTGGAAGGTTCTCCTATATAAAATCCAGACAAAAGCTAATCTCATTAATAGGAACATTGTGGAATGGTATCGAGGTCTGGTCGCAGGAACAACTGGT is a genomic window containing:
- the LOC100788954 gene encoding zinc finger protein 8, whose product is MDNTEKETHDFMNVDSFSQLPFLRPAPPSKDKAAIRLFGHEFGDAHHSNPTHNSFIISNNNVSASEHTTNKDVNNNVENGESSRRFECHYCCRNFPTSQALGGHQNAHKRERQHAKRHLQSTLISDANAYSFMNYRFGSTAMSNYSYSSYPTWNSSNSSSAMLGNTGGTGRFYGNSYSQQLQTINGSPLGLWRIPTATNSTHSQSNPIFNRERSLQPLPLFSGEEMVNARIGHSGSQNRFGNYGSKPSVNDHVSLDLHL